From one Streptomyces mobaraensis genomic stretch:
- the map gene encoding type I methionyl aminopeptidase, translating into MAVEIKTPDQIAKMREAGLVVAAIHAATAAAAVPGATTKDLDDVARKVLAEHGAKSNFLGYGGFPATICTSVNEVVVHGIPSAETVLKDGDIISIDAGAIVDGWHGDAAFTAFVGGGHAPELVELSRVTEESMWAGIAAVKNGNRLVDVSRAIETYIRRQPRPATGKYGIIEDYGGHGIGSEMHMDPHLLNYVSRKRGRSPKLVPGFCIAIEPMVSLGTPRTHVLEDEWTVLTDDLTWSSHWEHSVALTEEGPLVLTAVDGGKAKLAELGVTAAPDPLG; encoded by the coding sequence ATGGCGGTAGAGATCAAGACCCCGGACCAGATCGCGAAGATGCGCGAGGCGGGGCTGGTCGTCGCCGCCATTCACGCCGCCACAGCTGCGGCGGCCGTTCCCGGCGCGACCACCAAGGACCTCGACGACGTCGCCCGCAAGGTGCTGGCCGAGCACGGCGCCAAGTCGAACTTCCTCGGCTACGGCGGCTTCCCCGCGACGATCTGCACCTCGGTGAACGAGGTCGTCGTGCACGGCATCCCGAGCGCGGAGACCGTCCTGAAGGACGGCGACATCATCTCCATCGACGCCGGCGCCATCGTCGACGGCTGGCACGGCGACGCGGCCTTCACCGCCTTCGTGGGCGGCGGGCACGCGCCCGAGCTGGTGGAGCTCTCCCGGGTGACCGAGGAGTCCATGTGGGCCGGCATCGCGGCCGTGAAGAACGGCAACCGGCTGGTGGACGTCTCCCGGGCCATCGAGACGTACATCCGCCGCCAGCCGCGCCCGGCGACCGGCAAGTACGGGATCATCGAGGACTACGGCGGGCACGGCATCGGCTCCGAGATGCACATGGACCCCCACCTGCTGAACTACGTCTCCCGCAAGCGGGGCCGCAGCCCGAAGCTGGTCCCCGGCTTCTGCATCGCGATCGAGCCGATGGTGTCGCTGGGCACGCCGCGGACGCACGTCCTGGAGGACGAGTGGACGGTCCTCACCGACGACCTGACCTGGTCCTCGCACTGGGAGCACTCCGTCGCCCTGACGGAGGAGGGCCCGCTGGTGCTCACCGCCGTGGACGGCGGCAAGGCGAAGCTGGCGGAGCTGGGCGTGACGGCGGCGCCGGATCCGCTGGGCTGA